Proteins co-encoded in one Siniperca chuatsi isolate FFG_IHB_CAS linkage group LG11, ASM2008510v1, whole genome shotgun sequence genomic window:
- the cdc42ep3 gene encoding cdc42 effector protein 3: MPAKAPIYLKPTNNKKGKKCRLRDILSPDMISPPLGDFRHTIHIGKGGERDAFGDMSFLQGKYELLPGKGDVHPQYGIQSEFLRANSTGDASFAETPSPVLKNAISLPTIGGCQALTLPLISSTVFSMPPEPLEDIIGPTTPMKPDSKEEVEILQMDALLRSMDVFSSEPSSQSADIQSKPDVLLDLLENTDKSTSKAVAKANKMNKSETRFDKPSSYYITSHSNSTFKANGSLNSNTSSDSFDSLSGKGDFQNKICNGSRSLNGNGNCNGYGHFNNDITLGFKQELSKCYGEWVDRDSGVEEGRICDFEFEFSKEKSTSQDSLTQTTGSFLSLELDLGPSILDDVLNIMDKPAAKSRP; this comes from the coding sequence ATGCCAGCGAAAGCACCCATATACCTGAAACCCACCAATAATaagaagggaaagaaatgtCGCCTCAGAGATATTTTGTCCCCAGACATGATCAGTCCACCGCTTGGGGACTTTCGCCACACCATCCACATTGGCAAGGGTGGGGAGAGAGATGCCTTTGGAGACATGTCTTTCCTTCAGGGGAAGTATGAACTCCTACCCGGGAAGGGAGACGTCCACCCTCAGTATGGCATCCAAAGTGAGTTTCTGAGAGCTAACAGCACAGGTGATGCTTCCTTTGCTGAGACTCCCTCTCCGGTGCTCAAGAACGCCATCTCCCTCCCAACTATTGGTGGCTGCCAGGCGCTTACCCTTCCTCTGATCTCCTCCACTGTTTTCTCCATGCCGCCGGAGCCGTTGGAGGACATCATTGGTCCTACAACTCCCATGAAACCTGACAGCAAAGAGGAGGTAGAGATACTGCAGATGGATGCTCTTTTGCGCTCCATGGACGTCTTCAGCAGTGAGCCTTCATCTCAGTCCGCAGATATCCAGTCGAAGCCTGACGTCCTCCTGGATCTGCTGGAAAATACAGATAAGTCCACCTCTAAGGCAGTTGCCAAAGCTAATAAAATGAACAAGAGTGAAACCAGGTTTGACAAGCCATCATCCTATTACATCACCAGTCACAGCAACAGCACCTTCAAAGCTAATGGAAGTCTGAACAGCAACACAAGCAGCGACAGCTTTGACAGCTTAAGCGGCAAAGGGGACTTCCAGAATAAGATCTGCAATGGCAGCAGGAGTCTCAATGGCAATGGCAACTGCAATGGTTATGGACACTTTAACAATGACATTACCCTGGGCTTCAAGCAGGAGCTCTCAAAGTGCTATGGAGAGTGGGTGGACAGGGACAGTGGGGTGGAGGAGGGCCGCATCTGTgattttgagtttgagttttcCAAGGAGAAGAGCACGTCACAGGATTCCCTCACCCAGACCACGGGGTCATTCCTCTCCCTTGAACTCGATCTGGGCCCATCCATCCTCGACGATGTGCTCAACATAATGGATAAACCCGCAGCAAAGAGCAGGCCTTGA